The sequence below is a genomic window from Halosolutus gelatinilyticus.
CGCCGTCGGCGACGGTGAACGCGTGGCCGTCCGCGACGGTCGGCGACGGAATCGCCTCGTCGTAGCCCGGATCGAGCTGGCAACAGATCTTCCCGGTGTCCGGATCGATCGCCGTCAGCCGCTCGCCGCCGACGATAACCGCCTCGGTGGTGACGGTTGGCGTCCCGCTCGCGCCGATGTTGTGTGTTGTCCACTCAACGGACCCGTCGTCGCCGTCGAGCGCGTGGACTTCGCCGCCCGTCGTGAGGTAGACGGTTCCGTCGACGGCCGCGACCGGGCCCACGTGCTCGTACTCCCAGGCGACCTCGGCCGCCGGGCCCACGTCGTCCGCCGGCGAGACGATGGGGTTGTTTCCCGGACCGCCGCCCAGAGAGGACCAGCCGTCCGCCTCGGCGGTCGATTCGTCGGCGCGATCGGCGCTCGCGGCGCCAGTCGCCAACACGCTGCCGGCCACCGCGAGTCCGGTGTACTTCAGCACGTCGCGTCTGCCGTGTTCGATCATGCGACAGAACGTCGCCGTTTCCGTCAGTTAGCTATCGTGACGGTAGCACCGTTTCCGTCGTGCAACGGAAGTGTGCTGTGACTGTTCGTGTCGCCGCAACGATCCGTCGAAATCGCCGGCGGTTCCTTCGCGTCAGATCGCGTCAACGCTTCTCACGATCTGACAACTCTACACGAAATCAAGGGGTTGGACGCCACCGTCGAACGCGTCAGCCGCCCGTCAGACGCCCGTTGACACGGCCGCGTCAGACGCGGTCGCGTCCCCCTGTCTCCAGACGAAACGAGGGGGTTCATCGAACGGACACGTTTCCGACCGGCGCGACGAGACGCTCGTTTCGACTCCGCGACGCGTTCCGGAATCGGCGCGCGTCAGGACGCTTATTTCGCTGGGGTTCATAGAACGAATATGAACTGGCAGCCTGACTGGGGGCTTCGTGGGCGGATGTTCCTGACGATGTTCCTGCTGTTCGCCCTGTACATCGTCTTCGCCGGCGTGATCACCACGTACGTCGGCGGCGGAATCTTCGTCTTCGCGCTGTTGTTCGGCGGGATGTCGCTGGTGCAGTACTACTTCAGCGACACGCTCACCCTCAAGACGATGGGGGCGAAGACGGTCACCGCCGACGAGCACCCCCAACTGCACGCCTCGATCGAACGGCTCTCCCAGCAGGCCGACCTGCCGAAGCCGAAGGTCGCGGTCATGGACTCCTCGGTGCCGAACGCGTTCGCGACCGGCCGAAACCAGCGCAACGCCTCCGTCGCCGTCACGACGGGCCTCCTGCAGACGCTCGATCAGGACGAACTCGACGGCGTCCTCGCGCACGAACTCGCGCACGTGAAGAACCGGGACATGATGGTGATGACGATCGCCTCGTTCCTGTCGACGATCGCGTTCATGGTCGTCCGCTGGGGCGCGTTCTTCGGCGGCGGTCGGAACCGGCAGGGCGGCGGCATCGTCGTCGCGATCGTCGCCTCGCTGGTCGTCTGGATTATCAGCTACCTGCTCATCCGGGCGCTCTCCCGGTACCGCGAGTTCGCCGCCGATCGAGGCGCGGCCGTCATCACCGGCAAACCGTCGGCGCTCGCCTCGGCGCTCATGAAGATCTCCGGCGAGGTCGACAAGGTCCCGGACAAGGACTTACGCGAGGAGGCCGAGATGAACGCCTTCTTTATCATCCCACTGAAGTCCGGGATCGTCGGCAAGCTCTTCTCGACGCACCCGTCGACCGAACGCCGCGTCGAACGACTGCGTCAGCTCGAGCGCGAGATGGAAGGCTTCTAACCGATCGGTCGTGAGCGGGATACGTCGTCGATCACACCCGTCGCTCGACTCATCGTCGCTACCTGATCTATCCGGGCGGTTACTTATCCCGAACGGCCGGGCTTATCCGGCATGGTCGAACCGATCGGTCACGTCGCGGCGGCACTGCTGTTCGCGGTCCCCGCGTGGTTCCTGTGGGGGCGCCGCCCCGCGGTCACGTTCGCCGCGCTAACGCAGATGACGGCGCTGCTCCCCGACGTCGATGTCCATCTCCAGCGGTATTTTGCGCATCCGCTGCTCCAGCACCACGGCGTGACCCACACGGTACCGTTCGTGCTGATCGTGGGCGTCATCTTCGGCGTCGGTGCCGCGTACTGGTTGACCCCCGTGTTGAACGCCAATCGGCTGATCCACAGCGACTCGATCGCGCCCTCGACGACGTTCGTGTTCACGACGGCATCGTTCTGGGCCGGAGGTCTTAGCCACATCTTCGTCGACCTGCTCTCCGCTGCACCGGACGCGGCGATCGCTCCCTTCTGGCCGCTGTACCGCGGTGACATCGTCCTTCAGATCGTCGCCTACGACTCGACGCCGGTGAACCTCGGACTGATCGCCGCCGCGATCGTGCTCCACGCCGGACTCTACCGGACGGAGCGGTATCCGTACGAGACGCGCTGGGGGGTCGATTGACGACGCGACGTGATGAACGGTCGAAACCTTTTTCTTCACCCGCCTCGAATTATCACATGAGTTTTTGTAGAGAAATAAAATCGCAGCGATTTTCTACGCATTCCCTGTAGCTATCTCTCCGGCGCTCGCACGATCGATTTCGGACGTTCGTGCGACGCCGACGGAGGACTCCATTCATGACCGACGCCCCTTCACGAGACGCCGCCGAGACGAGTACCGATTCCCGAGCCGAGTTCGACTCGCTCGCCGACCCCGAGCACCTGCGGGGTTGCGATGGCGTTCGATACCAGGAGACGACGCGCGTTCACGGGGACGAGGACTACTGTATGGCCGACAAGGACGGCGCGGCTGCGGTCGGCGTGATGACCGCGGACGGGCGGGTGCTGCTGGCGACCCACCGGGAGGAATCCGTCGCGCTGCTGCCGAACGCCCACGTCGAATCCGGGGGTGACTGGGTGGCCGCTGGCTACCGCGCCGTCGAGCGGATCGTGGACGTCCCGATCGCGATCGAACGCCCGGTCCTCGTCCGATCGATCGAGCACGCCGTGCAGGGGCGCGACGAACTCCACACCACGAGTCACACGGTCGTTTTCGAAGCCTCGCCGCGATCGGCGGCCCGGGCGGCCGACCTCCCGTCCGGCGGCACGTGCACCTGGGACGGCGGGTGGTTCGAGTCGTTCCCCGAGTCGGGGCGCGACACGCCGACGGCTCCCGCCGCGGACGTTCGATTGTTCCTCGACTGACTGCTGGAGCAAATGAATACCTTTCAAAGGATCGCCCTCGAAGGGAGAGGTATGGGATTGCTGGACGGTCTCCGCGCCGTCCTCGGCTTACGCGCCGAGGCCGACGCCACGCGCGACGCCGACCCCGACGACCTCTTCGGAATGAGCACCGCCTACATCACGATGGAAGCCGATCTCGGCTACGAGTCGCTCGACGTCGGCGCCCTCTGTTTCTCCGGCGTGGACTCCCGAAGCTTTCGCGACACCGTCGACGAGGTCGAAGCCATCCTCGAGGCGGGCCGCGAGGAGACCGGCACCGAGTTCTCGGTCTCGGCGGACGACCACGGCTACCACTGGGTCGTCCTCGAGGACGACGATCCGGAGGACCTCATCACGAGCCTCCACTTCGCCGCGGACACGTTCATCGAACGCGACTACGGCTCGCGGCTGCTCGCGGCCGTCTTCGCGTACGGACACGGCGATGGCGGCGGAACCGCCGATGGGGGCGGGACGGCCTACTGGATCTACTCCTTCCGTCGCGGCCGGTTCTACCCCTTCGCACCCCGGCCCGGCCGCGAGCGCGACTCCAGCGCGGAGTTTAAACTCGAAGCGGCGCTCGACGGCGAACTCGAGATCGAACGCGAGAAGGAGTACTGGTACCCGTTATGGCCGAGTCGGAGCGGCACCCACCCCTGGGAGTAACGGCGTTGCGGGGCACGCCAGCGGTGGCCGCGATCGTCGGCGACGGATCGAACGGCGCTCGATGCCAAACTGTGTTGGAGACACAGGTATCCCTCTTCCGCCAGTACGAAGGTGTACGGTAGGACGGTTCGACGCCACATCATCACTTCATCATCCATCCGCCGTCCTACCCGCACCCCCTACTTTCAATCGCCTCCAGCGTGCGGTTTCGACCGCGTCGATCCGTTCGACCAGTGCGATCTCGGTCCGACTGAGTCGGACCGGTTTTACCCCCGCGCTCGGTACACGTGAACGGTGACCGATTGGAACCAGTTCAAGGGCGACCGCGCGAACGCGGGCGTCCGACGCGACCTCGACGGACCGCGACGCGTCGAAGAACGCTGGCGGGTCGATCTCTCCGGACCGATCCGATCGTCACCGGCGCTCGATCGCGACACCGTCTACGTCGGGACGAGCGTCGGCAATCTCTTCGCGCTCGACCGGGAGACGGGGCACCGCCGATGGGTGTTCGAGACGTTCGCAGCGATCGACGCGGCGCCGGCGGTCACGGACGACTCGGTCTACACGGGGACGGCCGACGGCACGATCCGTGCGCTCGACCCCAGCACCGGCGAGTTGCGCTGGGAGACCGAGCTTCCGGGGGACCTCACGACCTCCCTGTCGCTGGCAGACGCAGGGCTGGACGACGAGCGGCTGTTCGTCGGCCACGCCAACGGGACGAGTGGGACGGGACTGTCGGCGATCGACGCCGACACCGGCGAGATTCTCTGGTGCCACGAAACGGACGGTGAGATCGCCGGCTGTCCGGCGATCGACGACGAGCGCGTCTACGTCGGGACGGACGCGGAGACGGTCCTCGCCGTCGCGATCGACACTGGCGACCTCGAGTGGGAGGTCCCCGCCGACGGCTCGATCACCGACGGACCGACCCTCGCCGACGGGCTGGCGTACGCCGGCGACGACGCCGGGACGCTGCTCGCGCTGGACGCCGAGACCGGCCAGACGTGGTTCACATACGGGATCGACGACGTGTTCACGTCGTCGGCGACGGTCTTGCCCGAGGAGGAAACCACCTTCGTCGGCGCCGCGGACGGCTACCTGCACGTGACCGACACCACGTTCGGCCGCCGCAAAGTCCGGGGCTGGCTCTTCTCGAAGAATGGGATCGCGCTCGACGGCTCGGTCCGATCGAGTCCCGTCGTCGCCGGCGATATCTGCATCGCGGGGGACGAAACCGGCTCGCTCTTCGGGATCGACGCCGCGGAATTCGACTTACTATGGCACTTCGCGGTCGAGGGCGCCGTCAGGAGCACGCCCGCGATCGCCGAGGAACGACTGTACGTCGGCAGCGACGATGAACGGCTCTACTGCCTCGAATGGGGTCCCGACGAGCCGATACCTTGAGCCGCGATCGGGCGGCTCACCGCGGCGGATCGGACCTCGACCCCGCAACTCCCTTTTCGTCCGTTTCGTTCGTCGATCGTCGACCGTCCCCTTCTCTGGTAAACGTTCGTCCTTGCTGACCGATTACCCCGACGCCGGCGGGCACTTTCACTTCCACTACCCTGTTAACGAGGGTTTATGAGGGGTCCGGCATAATGACCTGGTATGCCAGACGCAGACCTCGAGACCCTCCCCGGTGTCGGCCCGGCAACGGCAGACAAACTCCACGACGCGGGCTTCGACTCGTTCCAGAGCCTCGCCGTCGCCTCGCCGTCCGAACTATCGAACACGGCGGACGTCGGCGAGTCCACGGCCGCGGACATCGTCCGCGCCGCCCGTGACGCCGCCGACATCGGCGGATTCGAGACCGGGTCGACCGTTCTCGAACGCCGAAACGAGATCGGCAAGCTGAGTTGGCACATCGACGAGGTTGACGATCTGCTCGGCGGCGGCATCGAGACCCAGTCGATCACCGAAGTCTACGGCGAGTTCGGCTCCGGCAAGTCGCAGATCACCCACCAGATGGCCGTCAACGTCCAGCTCCCGAAGGAGGTCGGCGGCCTCCACGGCAGCGCCATCTTCATGGACTCCGAGGACACTTTCCGCCCCGAGCGGATCGACGACATGGTCCGCGGCCTCCCGGACGCCGCTATCGAGGCCGCGCTCCAGGATCGCGAGATCGAGGGCGCGGTCGACGACGAGGATGCGCTCGAGGCGCTCGTCGAGGACGTCCTCGAGAAGATCCACGTCGCGAAGGCGTTCAACTCCAACCACCAGATGCTGCTCGCCGAGAAGGCGAAGGAACTCGCCAGCGAGCACGAGGACTCTGAGTATCCCGTTCGCCTGCTCTGCGTCGACTCGCTGACCGCTCACTTCCGCGCGGAGTACGTCGGCCGCGGTGAACTCGCCAATCGCCAGCAGAAGCTCAACAAGCACCTCCACGACCTGGACAAGGTCGGCAACCTCTACAACACCGCCGTTATCGTCACCAATCAGGTCGCCTCGAACCCCGACTCGTTCTTCGGCGACCCGACCCAGCCGATCGGCGGCAACATCCTCGGCCACAAATCGACGTTCCGGATCTACCTCCGCAAGTCGAAAGGCGACAAGCGGATCGTCCGCCTGGTCGACGCACCGAACCTCGCCGACGGCGAGGCAGTCATGCGGGTCGAAAACGGCGGTCTGAAACCGGAATAATCCGCTACTCGTCGCGTTTCGCGTATCGATTTTCGTCCGCTCGATCACGATCGCTGAGCGCCTCGAGCGAGACGTTCCCGGTCGTATCGGCGTCGACCGTGACCGTGACCTCGTACCCGGCGTAGTCGAAGCGAACGCTCCCGGCTCGGTGCCGCCCGGTGCGGGTCGGCGCGAACAGTTCGTCGAGCGCTTCGGAGTCGATCACGTCCCACAGCGGCGGCAGTGAGAGCGGGTCGCAGTCCTCGGCGTCACTCACGGCGCTGACGATCGTTCCGGTTACCGAGTCGGGTTCGCGGGCGTCTGCCGTCAGCGGGTGGACAATCATCGAACCCTATACGCTAGTCGACGATAAATAGCTGCCTGCAAGCTTCACGAATCGATAATTTTCCGGTCCGCGGACGATCCGAACCGATGAACGACGGATCGAACCCGTCTCGCGTACCGGGACCAGCGGTTCGGACGGCGGTCGAGTTGGGCGATCGATCGCCGAGCGATCAGTCTTCGGTCGTCGTCTTCTCGACGTCGAGTTCGCCCTGGTAGATCTCGGCGCCATCCTGGGCGACCTTCTCGGCGAGGACCGCACACTTGACGCGCATCGGCGAGATGTCGACGCCGAGCATGTCGATGACGTCGTCGCGGTCCATCTCGAGGAGTTCGTCGACCGTCTTGCCGGCCAGTTTCGTCGAGAGCATACTCGCGGACGCCTGGCTGATCGCACAGCCGTCGCCGGAGAAGGCGACCCGTTCGATCGTCTCGTCGTCCTCGTCGAGACGGACGTCCATCCGGATCTCGTCGCCGCACATCGGGTTCTCGCCGACGTGCGTAAACGTCGGATCCTCGAGTTCCCCGTAGTTCCGGGGGTTCTTGTAGTGGTCGAGGATCTGCTGTCGGTACATATCCGAGCCCAGTCCCATCGTTGGCTTCGAGTACGGCCGGTCCACCGAAAAGGGTTCCGACCGGTTCGGCGCGGTACCGGCCCGTCCGATCGCTCCTCGTCCGGTCTCGGTAGTCGTCTGTTCGACGAGAAGCGATCGAAGACGTCGCTGCAACTCGGTCGGCTCGAGCGGTTGGTGGTCGATGCTGCTACGTCGACCCCTAGTCGAGATCGATCGGGGGTTCAGGTGGCAGGCGCCGACGATGACGACCACGCCGACGATCGCGACGACGAGCATCGTCCGAGTCACCGACAGTCCCAGCACGGTCGCGGAGACCAGCGCAACCGCGAACGCGGGCGGAACGATCCCGAGCAGGAGATCGTACCGATTCGCCGCGGCGAGAACGTCGACCAAGGCGTCGAACGAATCCCGTTCGGGACGGCCGATAGTGTTCTCGTACATGCGTTCTCACCTCGGCGATAGCCAGTACGAGCGCCCGACGGAAACTCATTCGCGAGTTTATCGTTGTTGTCGTCGATCGCGGTCGCGGGCCGGGGAGCGACGACGGCGGACGGACCGGTTGCCCACCGTCACGTCTCCCCTGCGATCTCCGCGTCGAACTGCGCGACGTACTCGCGGACGAACGCCGCCCGATCGGCCGCGAGGTCCCGCCCGACGTCCGTGTACATTCGCTCGGGTAACGCGAGGATCTTCTTGTGGACGTGGTTGTACTGCGTCGCGCCAGCGGTCGTCTCGTCGTCGGCGAGCGGGATCGCGGGATCGTGGATCGGGTCGCCGAGTTCGGCACCGTAGGCGAACACCCGGGCGATTCCCACCGCGCCGAGGGCGTCGAGGTTGTCCGCGTCCGAGAGGAGCTTCGCCTCGATCGTCTCCGGTTCGACGTCGTTCGAGAACCGGTGGGCGCGGATGCAGTGTCGGACCGCGTCGATCGTCCCCTCACCGGCGCCGAGTCTCCGCAGGATCTCGCTCGCTTCCCGAGCACCCCAGACCGCGTGGTCGTCGATCTCGCCGCGATCCTCCCGCGATCGGCCCACGTCGTGCAGGAGGGCGGCCAGCGTCACGACCCGGTCGTCGACAGGTTCCGGGTGGCGATCGCACAGCATCTCGGCGATCGTTTCGACCCGCTGAACGTGGCGCCAATCGTGGGCCGGCGACGCGTCGTCGAAGTACGTTCGAGCGCGGCGGCGGACGTCCTCGAGCATGGCCGTCGTGTTTCGCCACCGGGCGAATAAACGCTCCGTTCATGTCCGATGAAGTCCGGGGAAGGATGGGTGTATCAGCCGTTTCGCTCGGTGTTCGGACCGCCCCGTTGCGAACGCGCCCGATCGACCATCTGTGATCTCGTCGAACTCGTCGTTCGGGGCGCAGATATTCTTCGGGCAGGTACTCGTCCGCGTTGCCCTCGGTTCCGCCGCCGGGAACGCGATCGATCGCGGGTCGTGCGGAGAGAACGACGAGTGATCTTCCTGAGCGCCCGCTTCGCCGGAAATTCATTCTCCACCTCTTCTATACGCTCGGCATCAAATTCTAATTATCTGTCAACGAAGAAATTTTTAAATACCATTACTATAATGTAGAACTTGTTGGAAAATATGAAGCTCAACACTCGACGAGGTTTCTTGAAAGCGACGTGTGCCGTCACCGGACTCGGTCTGGCGTCATCCGCGTCCGCCCGATCAGATAGCGACCAGTCGTCCGAGGGGTCGTTATCGAACTTCGAAGTAACCGGTACAAAGACGGTGAAAGTGACGTTCAACAAGAATAGATTCGTCATCAAAAAGGCGTACGAGAGTCCGGATCTGAAGGAGAGAAAAGGCAGTACTACATTCACGAAAAAGAAGCGCATCGATCGGCCGGCACCGAAAGAGGACGACCTCCCGCTCCGCGGAAAGCGAACGACGACTGAACCGTGGCACACGTACATGGCGACGGAGAGCGAGTGGAAAACGATCTCACAACGACGACGAATGACCATCGGTCAGGAGGACGTCTCCGCGCAACACAGCCACCCGCCCGAGGAAGACGAGCACTGCGGGATCGGCGTCTGGGATTACGAACAAGACGGCGAGGATTACTACGTGAAGTCCCCGATGAATATCGTGTGCAAGGGGTACGACGTCGAAGACGTGGAAGATATCATCGACGACGAAGGGTGGTACGACGAAGACGACTACAGTCTCTCGTGGAAGCGATACGCGTGGGATACGGATCGAGAGCTGTTCGTCGGCCCCGACAACGAACCGCAGGGCGAGTATTCACACGCCGTTAATAAACGAGTCGGGTGGCTAGGCCGAAAGCACGCGAAGTTCTGGGAGTTGGAAGACGGAATCGTCACCATTCAGGCCCACGAAGACGGATCGTTCGACCATAGCACCGGGCTGGAATACGACCCCGGACGGGAGGCGATCGTCGATATACTCACGAGCAACGGCGGATCGTACGACGGTACCACGTATCTAAATAATAGCAAGAAAGACCACTCGGGATACGCTACGGTTATCGAAGGTGATTTTGATTCGATTAACCGGAGTTGCTAGCGTACGAGTGGCCGGTTCAACGCCCGGTAGATGATAGATAATCACCACCGGGCCATCGCTTAGAGAGGGTTTTTATACTATTTTCCCGTATCTGAATATATGGTTGACAAAGTACGAGAAATAGCCGCAAGCGCAGTACTGCTTTCCATCGCTGGCTACGCCGTGTGGCCGTGGGGAGGCGGCCCCTGGCGGCAGGTGATGCTACGCGTATACGAACCCCTGAACGGCGATCTCGAGGTCGCGGTGTTGCTACTGGCGGTGAGTGCGGCTATCGGTTTCGGAATAGTGATGGGAAGTCGTATTCGACTGTCCGATCTCGCGACCGGCGGCGTCCTCGCGTACGTCTTCTGGATGGCAGTGCTGTTTCTCGCGGTATCGCTACACGAACCGCTCCTGCCGATTATCACCTACGGACTCATGCTCGTCGGCGCTCTCTTCGGCGGCGTTATTGCGACGGTCGTCGGCAACAGAACGGGCGTCGATCCCACCACGAAATCGTCCTGACTCGCCTTTCGAATCGGGCGCAGTGCATCTTTTCCGACCGTCACGACGAATAGCTCGATCGGTGACACGCGTCGACGGTCGATCGCCAGGGCGAAACCGACGCAGGCCTCCGGTTCTCCAATAGCTATTGCTCTTGTCCGGAAATGCGCACGTATGCGAGTCATCGACGCGGATCTGCTCGTCACCGGTCGGGACGAGCAGCCGATCGACGGCGGGCGAGTCGTGCTCGCCGACGACGGGACGATCGACGCCGTCGGGACGCAGGAGGACGTGGACGCGCCGGCGGCCGCCGACGTCGCGTCGTACCCCGCCGTCGTCCCGGGGTTCATCGACGCGCACGTGCACCTCCAGGGAATGCGCGAGATGGACCCGATGACGTGGGTCACGGAGTCGTCGGAACTGGGGGCCGCGCGAGCGACCGCGGATCTCCGGCGACTCCTCGGGGCGGGGTTCACGACGGTCCGGGACGTCGGTTCGACGACCGGCCTGGCCCTCCGGCAAGCGGTCCGGGAGGGAACGATTCCGGGGCCGCGGATCTTCACCAGCGGCCGCACTATCAGCCAGACCGCCGGTCACGGCGACGCCCACTTCCTCCCCTACGAGTGGGTCGCCGACGGCGGCGCCGCGCTGTCGACGCTGGCGGACGGCGCCGACGAGTGCCGGAAGGAGGCCCGCAAACGCATCCGCGAGGGCGTCGACGTGCTGAAGATCATGACCACCGGCGGGGTGCTCAGCGAGAAGGACGCCCCCGATCAGAGCCAGTTCACCGACGCCGAGGTGCGAGCGTTGGTCGAGGAGGCCCACCGCGTCGGCATCCCGGTGGCCTCCCACGCGCAGGGCGCACCCGGCATCAAGACGGCGCTTCGAAACGGCGTCGACACGATCGAGCACGGCTTCTACCTCGACGAAGAGTGTCTCGAACTCTTCGACGAGACGGGCGCCACCTTCGTCCCGACGCTGTCGATCATGCACCGACTCGTCGAGCACGGCGGCGACCACGGCGTCCCCGATTACGGACTCGAAAAGGCTCGGGAGGCCCGCGAAGCGCACTTCGACGCCGTCGAACGCGCGTACGAGGCCGGCGTTCCGATCGCCACCGGAACGGACTTCCTCGGCCCCGAACTGGTCCCGCACGGCGAGAACGCCCTCGAACTGGAGCTGTTCGTCGACGGGGTTGGAATGGACGAACACGACGCGCTTCAGTCCGCGACGCGGATCGCCGCCCGAACGATCCCCGCGGACGACGTCGGGGTTCTCGAACCGGGTAACCGCGGCGACCTGCTCGGACTCGGGAGCGACCCGATCGCGGACATCGGCGCAGTCCGCGACGTCGAGGCCGTGTACGTGGACGGCGGACCCGCTCGCTGGTAACGCAGCCGGAAGAAATCGATCGTCGGGGAGCCGCTCCTCACACTTCGTCGATAGCCTACGCGAACAACTGTCGGGCGTCGTCTAACGCCTCGACCAGCGTGTCGACCTCCTCGCGCGTGTTGTACACGTAGAACGAGGCGCGGGCGGAGGCCGGAACGCCGAGTTTGTCGTGCAGCGGTTGGGTGCAATGGTCGCCGGCGCGGATCGCGATCGTGTGGTCGTTCAGGATCGAGGTCAGGTCGTGGGCGTGGACGCCGTCGAGGTTGAAGCTGACGAGGCCGCCGCGATCGGGGCCGCCCTCGGGGCCGTAGATCTCGACGTCGTCCTCCTCCTGCAGTCGATCGTAGGCGTAGGCGGCCAGCTCCTCCTCGTGGGCCCGAATCCGGTCCATACCGATGGCTTCGAGCCAGTCGATCGCCGCGTGGAGGCCGACGGCCTCCGCAATGGGGGGCGTTCCGGGTTCGAACTTCCAGGGAAGGTCGCCCCACGTCGACTCCTCGAAGGTGACCTTGCGGATCATGCCGCCGCCGTAGAGGTAGGGATCGAGATCTTCGAGCAGGTCCCGCTTGCCGTAGAGGACGCCGATGCCGGTCGGGCCGGCCATCTTGTGGCCCGAGAAGGCGTAGAAGTCGGCGCCGATCTCCTTCACGTCGACCGGACGAGTGGGGACCGCCTGGGCGCCGTCGATGAACGAGAGCGCGCCGTGGTCGTGCGCGAGGGCCGTCAGTTCGGCGACGGGGTTGACCGTGCCGAGGGTGTTCGAGACGTGGACGGCGGAGACGATCGCGGCGTCGTCGTCGATCAACTCGCGGGCGTGATCCATGTCGAGACGACCGGTATCGTCGATCCGGATGTACTCGACGTCGGCGCCCGTCCGGCGGGCGATCTGCTGCCACGTCACGAGGGAGGCGTGGTGTTCCATCTCCGTGAGGACGACCCGATCGCCGGGGCCGAGTTCGTTCAGCCCCCACGAGTAGGCGACCAGGTTCTCGCTTTCGGTCGTGTTCTTCGTGAAGACGACTTCCTCGCGGCCGTCGGCGCCGATGAAGTCGGCGACCCGATCGTGGGCCTCCTCGTAGGCGGTCGACGCCTCTTGGCTGAGGTGGTGGATCCCCCGGTGGACGTTCGCGTTGGACTCGCGGTAGTAGTCGCTCATCGCGTCG
It includes:
- a CDS encoding aminotransferase class V-fold PLP-dependent enzyme, with the protein product MSQQKLEPLDVGAIREEFPILEREFDGQRVVYLDNAATTQTPDPVVDAMSDYYRESNANVHRGIHHLSQEASTAYEEAHDRVADFIGADGREEVVFTKNTTESENLVAYSWGLNELGPGDRVVLTEMEHHASLVTWQQIARRTGADVEYIRIDDTGRLDMDHARELIDDDAAIVSAVHVSNTLGTVNPVAELTALAHDHGALSFIDGAQAVPTRPVDVKEIGADFYAFSGHKMAGPTGIGVLYGKRDLLEDLDPYLYGGGMIRKVTFEESTWGDLPWKFEPGTPPIAEAVGLHAAIDWLEAIGMDRIRAHEEELAAYAYDRLQEEDDVEIYGPEGGPDRGGLVSFNLDGVHAHDLTSILNDHTIAIRAGDHCTQPLHDKLGVPASARASFYVYNTREEVDTLVEALDDARQLFA